A stretch of Cicer arietinum cultivar CDC Frontier isolate Library 1 chromosome 5, Cicar.CDCFrontier_v2.0, whole genome shotgun sequence DNA encodes these proteins:
- the LOC140920354 gene encoding uncharacterized protein: protein MHEYELFNMKKDEFVIDMQTIFTHIVNNLDALGKVIDNEQQISMVMRCLTREWQRKISAIAESKDLGSMSIATLFGKLREREIELHRLSEAEQTDRKRKGLSLKVQAHQTKSEQEICTDDSNSETDEDLEIGLLVRKFKKFVKKKDKDEEANLCLMANTDSDSDSELISTKKLLEVKCMLYEEIKLKHESLKDTNENLKKETYALKYDLEKFNSGKILGIGDIGNELTTVIKEVLYVKDLKHNLISISQLCDKGFQVCVTSQSCIIEHKENKDIRLVGDRINNIYMLDFNALPASTPCCLLFNSDENWLWHKKVAHIHMDHLNKLVSKQLVLGLPNRKFTKDKLCDSYEKSKLVKSSFPPIDLVQTNKVLQLIHMDLFGPSQVRSFEETCMVMC from the exons atgcatgagtatgagttgttcaacatgaagaaagatgaattcGTTATTGATATGCAGACAATATTTACTCACATAGTCAATAATCTAGATGCTCTTGGTAAGGTGATTGACAATGAGCAGCAAATTAGCATGGTGATGAGGTGCTTGACCAGAGAGTGGCAGCGAAAGATCAGTGCCATAGCAGAATCAAAAGACCTTGGTAGCATGTCAATTGCtacactatttggaaaattaagagAGCGTGAGATAGAACTGCATAGACTGAGTGAGGCTGAACAGactgacagaaaaagaaaagggttgTCTCTTAAAGTCCAAGCACATCAAACAAAGTCCGAACAAGAGATCTGCACTGACGATTCAAatagtgagactgatgaagatTTAGAAATTGgattacttgtcagaaaattcaaaaagtttgtGAAAAAGAAAGATA aagatgaagaagctaatCTTTGTCTAATGGCCAATACAGATTCAGATTCTGATAGTGAG TTAATTAGCACTAAGAAACTGTTAGAAGTAAAGTGCATGCTTTATGAAGAGATTAAGTTGAAACatgagtctcttaaagacacaaatgaaaatctgaaaaaggaaaCTTATGCACTGAAATATGATTTAGAAAAGTTcaatagtg gtaaGATACTCGGTATTGGAGACATAGGGAACGAACTGACTACGGTGATTAAAGAGGTTCTttatgtaaaggatttaaagCACAATTTGATTAGTATAAGTCAACTCTGTGATAAGGGATTCCAGGTATGCGTTACATCTCAgtcttgtataattgagcacAAGGAGAATAAAGACATAAGGTTAGTAGGTGACAGAATCAATAACATATACATGCTTGATTTTAATGCTTTGCCTGCTAGTACTCCTTGCTGCTTATTATTCAATTCTGATGAAAACTGGTTATGGCATAAGAAAGTGGCTCATATACATATGGACCATCtgaacaaactagttagtaaacaGTTAGTTCTAGGACTCCCAAATAGAAAGTTCACTAAGGATAAGTTGTGTGATTCCTATGAGAAGAGTAAGCTAGTTAAGTCATCCTTTCCCCCAATAGATTTAGTTCAAACTAATAAGGTTttacaattgatacatatggacctgtttggtccatctcaagtTAGAAGCTTTGAGGAaacttgtatggttatgtgttag